The Stigmatella aurantiaca DW4/3-1 genome contains the following window.
TCACCGAGGGGCGCCCCAAGCCCCCCACCGCGTTCGATCCGTCCGTCCCCGACGCCCTGGAGCACATCTGCCTCACCGCGCTCCACCGGGCCCCCGAGTCCCGCTTCGAAACGCTTCAAGTCTTCATCGACGCCATCGAGAGCGTGGGGGGCTCGGCCGAGGTGGCCTCCTCCGAGGCGGTGGCCGCCTATGTCGAGTCCCTCTTCCCCAAGGACAGCGATCCGAAGCGCTTGACCCTCCAGCGGGCCCGCTCCGCGGATCCCTCGGATTCGGGCGTCTCCGCCCCGTCGGCCGCGTCCGCGCCCTCCCGGGCCCCTCGGGCGGACTCCCAGCCCCCGCGCCGCGAGCCTCCCCCCCGGAAGCGGCGCCAGTGGGCGCTGCTCGCCCTCGCCGGGCTGGCGTTGCTGGGCCTCGGCGCGGGGGGCACCTACCTCATGCTGCGGCCCACCGTTCCCCCAGCCGAGCGGCTCGCCCAGGCGGAGACCGCCCCGGCCCCGCCGCAGCGGCTGGCCTTCCTGGAAGGCATCGAGAAGGACCCGCGCGCCACCGCTCAGGAGCTGGCCCGGGCGGGAGAGCTTCTCATGGAGCTGGGCGCCCACGAGGCCGTCCTCTCGCTCTCGGAGACATTCACCCAGCGCTTCCCCCAGGACCTGGAGGCCCACCTGCTCGAGGCGCGCGCCGCCACCGCCCTGCTCATGGGCAAGCGCGCCGAGCGATCCATCGAAGAGGCCTCCTCGCTGGCCCCCAAGGACGTGCGCCCGCTGCTCGCCCTGGCCGACCTGCGGGAGCGGCAGGGCGACGTGCCCGGCGCGCTGGGCGCGCTCGCCAAGGCCTACGAAAAACGGCCGCGGGAGGCCCGGGTCGCCCCCCGCTATGGCCTGCTCCTCTCCCAGAGCGGACGGCTCGACGAGGCCGCGGAGGTGCTCGGCGCCTGGATCCGGGAACACAATGACGCGAGACCCCTCGCCGAGCTGGCCTTCGTGCGCTACCGCCAGGCGCGCATGGAGGACGCCGCCGCCCTGCTCAAGCGCGCGTTGCGCAAGGCCCCCCGGCTCGCCGTGGCGCACTACTACCTGGGGGCCGTCCTCTTCCAGAAAGGGGACACCGCGGGCGCCGAGCGCGCCTATCGCCAGGCGGATCAGCTCGACCCGGAAGACCCGCGTGCCCTCTCGGCCCGGTGTCAGCTCCATGCCCGGACGGGCGATGCGAACGCCGTGGCCGAGGCCAAGCAGCTCATCGCCAGCCGTTTTCCGGCGCAGGCGACCGCTTTGGCGGCGGAGTGCTCGGCGGGCCATTAACTCCTGCGAGCCATGACACCCCCTGCCCTCCTCGGGTTCCTCGGCGCGGTATGGCTCCTCGCGAGCGCCCCCGCCTGCTCCTCGGATTCCAGCGATGCGCCCCCGGGCGGCGCCCCAGACGGCGGCTTTCCACCCATCGTGGATCGCACCTCCTGCACCGGGCTCACCGTGAGGCCCGGCGACTCTGAATGGACGCTGGAGCACGAGGGGCGTTCACGGGTCTACACGCTCCATGTCCCCCCCGGCTACGACGCGGCGAAGCCCACCCCCACCGTCATCGCCTTTCATGGCTTCGGCTCGACCGAGCTGGAGCAAGAGGGCCTGAGCCGGATGTCCGAAGTGGCGGACGAGGAGGGCTTCCTCGCCATCTACCCCCGGGGACTGAACAACCCCGAGGTGGAGCGCACCCCGGACGGCGGGTTCGCCG
Protein-coding sequences here:
- a CDS encoding serine/threonine-protein kinase, yielding MGRYRLSARIATGGMAEVYLGRRIEEDGRRGPSVAVKRLLPHLTSDRRVVQMFLNEARITAQIHHPNVVTILETGMDGGEPFIALELLEGRSFAELRQEAAERGRRVPLGVTLRTLVDACRGLDAAHRAVDEAGRPLRIVHRDFTPDNIHVGANGCVKVIDFGIAKADALGSGTEPGTLKGKFFYMSPEMITGQRVDHRADIFAAGVMLYEQLCGRRPFTGLKPEEVLARITEGRPKPPTAFDPSVPDALEHICLTALHRAPESRFETLQVFIDAIESVGGSAEVASSEAVAAYVESLFPKDSDPKRLTLQRARSADPSDSGVSAPSAASAPSRAPRADSQPPRREPPPRKRRQWALLALAGLALLGLGAGGTYLMLRPTVPPAERLAQAETAPAPPQRLAFLEGIEKDPRATAQELARAGELLMELGAHEAVLSLSETFTQRFPQDLEAHLLEARAATALLMGKRAERSIEEASSLAPKDVRPLLALADLRERQGDVPGALGALAKAYEKRPREARVAPRYGLLLSQSGRLDEAAEVLGAWIREHNDARPLAELAFVRYRQARMEDAAALLKRALRKAPRLAVAHYYLGAVLFQKGDTAGAERAYRQADQLDPEDPRALSARCQLHARTGDANAVAEAKQLIASRFPAQATALAAECSAGH